A region from the Sandaracinus amylolyticus genome encodes:
- a CDS encoding glycosyltransferase 61 family protein, protein MIGKWTPLPALHGAARLFGWKGSPLQDVADRTWTLSPARRARHPRAFFLPNQLERVRHTMFSEGDAREEVEGGVVDHAPTRAFLFQNAWLLDGVLYKGRGHECVRARTRRIPPLRVQHELARGAVYSTFAGMQYFGNWLLHDCLSYPLAAAEGEPVTISRKTVGCHEPTYEEWLGMKPSRLDAVFFRELVLFDDFGYTEHKRARFRALREKLFARVDVKPHPGVFVVRGRTGQGKPRVLENEAALAEMLAQRRGFRVLDPARTDVATIVKTCAGARVVVGVEGSGLAHGILGLAPGGSLLVLQPPDRFVTVYKNTVEREDQHFAFVVGHPRGDDFYVDPAEVERTLDMLPPARV, encoded by the coding sequence GTGATCGGCAAGTGGACTCCATTGCCCGCGCTGCACGGCGCAGCACGCCTGTTCGGGTGGAAGGGTTCACCGCTGCAGGATGTCGCGGATCGCACGTGGACCCTCAGCCCCGCGAGGCGCGCGCGCCATCCGAGGGCGTTCTTCCTGCCCAACCAGCTCGAGCGCGTGCGGCACACGATGTTCTCGGAGGGCGACGCGCGAGAAGAGGTCGAAGGTGGCGTCGTCGATCACGCCCCCACCCGCGCGTTCCTCTTCCAGAACGCGTGGCTCCTCGACGGCGTGCTGTACAAGGGCCGAGGCCACGAGTGCGTCCGCGCGCGCACGCGACGAATTCCTCCTCTGCGCGTGCAGCACGAGCTCGCGCGGGGAGCCGTCTATTCGACGTTCGCCGGGATGCAGTATTTCGGCAATTGGCTCCTGCACGACTGTCTCTCTTATCCGCTCGCGGCTGCGGAAGGAGAGCCGGTCACGATCTCGCGCAAGACGGTGGGCTGTCACGAGCCCACCTACGAAGAGTGGCTCGGCATGAAGCCCTCGCGGCTCGATGCGGTCTTCTTCCGCGAGCTCGTCCTCTTCGACGACTTCGGCTACACGGAGCACAAGCGCGCGCGCTTCCGCGCGCTGCGAGAGAAGCTGTTCGCGCGCGTCGACGTGAAGCCGCACCCGGGCGTCTTCGTGGTGCGAGGCCGCACCGGACAGGGCAAGCCGCGCGTCCTCGAGAACGAAGCGGCGCTCGCCGAGATGCTGGCGCAGCGCCGCGGCTTCCGCGTGCTCGACCCCGCGCGGACCGACGTCGCCACGATCGTGAAGACCTGCGCCGGCGCGCGCGTCGTCGTCGGCGTCGAGGGCAGCGGGCTCGCGCACGGCATCCTCGGCCTCGCGCCGGGCGGCTCGCTGCTGGTCCTCCAGCCTCCGGACCGCTTCGTCACCGTCTACAAGAACACGGTCGAGCGCGAGGACCAGCACTTCGCGTTCGTCGTCGGCCACCCGCGCGGCGACGACTTCTACGTCGATCCCGCCGAGGTGGAGCGCACGCTCGACATGCTCCCGCCGGCGCGGGTCTGA
- a CDS encoding phospholipase D family protein — MEVSAVTAPGGALLASVRGLLGSSDDALLCVAFAQARGVHLIARELESSARRGRARVLVTTTLGATSEAAMTALRDGGASIRVLNPGGSTYHPKVYLGRRDGRTTAIIGSANLTSGLVANVEAATVLHGRDDEPPLSEL, encoded by the coding sequence GTGGAGGTCAGCGCCGTCACTGCGCCCGGGGGCGCACTCCTCGCGAGCGTCCGCGGTCTGCTCGGTTCGTCCGACGACGCGCTCCTCTGCGTCGCGTTCGCTCAAGCGCGCGGAGTCCACCTCATCGCGCGCGAGCTCGAGTCGAGCGCTCGTCGTGGTCGTGCGCGCGTGCTCGTGACGACGACGCTCGGTGCGACCAGCGAGGCAGCGATGACCGCGCTGCGCGACGGCGGTGCGTCCATTCGCGTGCTCAATCCTGGCGGCTCGACCTATCACCCGAAGGTCTATCTCGGACGCCGCGACGGACGCACGACTGCCATCATCGGCTCCGCGAATCTCACGTCCGGTCTCGTCGCCAACGTCGAGGCAGCGACGGTGTTGCACGGGCGCGACGACGAGCCGCCGCTCTCCGAGCTCTAG
- a CDS encoding helix-turn-helix domain-containing protein, with amino-acid sequence MALSSTQYREHLPIPALRGHVRVVWELSGPCDQPLPQRMVPDGAMSWWINFGAPLAWPDGDGSVPPGGTLFIGEIRRPFALSSSGALDVVGVSFWPGRARTFVDVPPRELVDRLSVDPPLAATLSRQLARSVNDADPGDRVALVQAALARALVAPRAPSGPVRRALELLERGAGTLRIATLADTVGLSPRQLERRFADEVGVAPKALASVLRFRRALDAMTSSRAEFATIARSCGYADQAHLVREFTRFTGSPPTRFLAEDAPRARAEWLRDPAS; translated from the coding sequence ATGGCCCTCTCGTCGACGCAGTACCGCGAGCACCTCCCGATCCCCGCGCTGCGCGGGCACGTGCGGGTGGTCTGGGAGCTCTCCGGGCCCTGCGACCAGCCGCTGCCGCAGCGCATGGTCCCCGACGGCGCGATGAGCTGGTGGATCAACTTCGGCGCGCCGCTCGCCTGGCCCGACGGCGACGGCTCGGTGCCGCCGGGCGGGACGCTCTTCATCGGCGAGATCCGCCGCCCCTTCGCGCTCTCGTCGAGCGGCGCGCTCGACGTCGTCGGCGTGAGCTTCTGGCCCGGCCGCGCGCGCACGTTCGTCGACGTGCCGCCGCGCGAGCTCGTGGATCGGCTGAGCGTCGATCCGCCGCTCGCCGCCACGCTCTCGCGCCAGCTCGCGCGCTCGGTGAACGACGCGGACCCCGGCGATCGTGTCGCGCTCGTCCAGGCCGCGCTCGCGCGCGCTCTCGTCGCGCCGCGCGCGCCGAGCGGACCGGTCCGTCGCGCCCTCGAGCTCCTCGAGCGCGGCGCGGGCACGCTGCGGATCGCCACGCTCGCCGACACCGTCGGGCTCAGCCCGCGCCAGCTCGAGCGCCGCTTCGCCGACGAGGTGGGCGTCGCGCCGAAGGCGCTCGCGTCGGTGCTCCGCTTCCGCCGCGCGCTCGACGCGATGACCTCCTCACGCGCCGAGTTCGCCACCATCGCGCGCTCGTGCGGCTACGCCGACCAGGCACACCTCGTCCGCGAGTTCACGCGCTTCACCGGCTCGCCGCCGACGCGCTTCCTCGCCGAGGACGCGCCGCGCGCGCGCGCCGAGTGGCTCCGCGATCCCGCGAGCTGA
- a CDS encoding LysR family transcriptional regulator, with translation MSLIEQPNMPALEDLEAFVRVAETGSFTAAATRMHLPKSTISRRVSRLEAALETSLVVRTSRKVTLSEAGAAYLERIAPAIARIEEASAAAREERERPRGHLRVTAPGDLSIGWMPRLVTEFRARHPDVTVELLVDDRRVDLVAEGIDLAVRAAQQLEDSSLVARRLSSVGLGLWASTKYLDQRGRPARVEDLAQHEFALPRMMQARGRLTLTGPEGERTIDVRAPIGANDMAFLERVAVEDGGIAVLPTIVKLDRTTLEHVLPEYSAGASNLYCVYPSGRVVPAKVRAFRDFLVERAPQFEERCQEGGCPRSA, from the coding sequence ATGTCGCTCATCGAACAACCGAACATGCCGGCGCTCGAGGACCTCGAGGCATTCGTGCGGGTCGCCGAGACGGGGTCGTTCACCGCCGCGGCCACGCGCATGCACCTGCCGAAGTCGACGATCAGCCGGCGGGTGTCGCGGCTCGAGGCGGCGCTCGAGACCTCGCTGGTGGTGCGCACCAGCCGCAAGGTGACGCTGAGCGAGGCTGGCGCGGCGTACCTCGAGCGCATCGCGCCCGCGATCGCGCGCATCGAGGAGGCGAGCGCCGCCGCGCGCGAGGAGCGAGAGCGGCCGCGCGGGCACCTGCGCGTCACCGCGCCGGGTGATCTGTCGATCGGGTGGATGCCGCGGCTGGTGACCGAATTCCGGGCGCGACATCCCGACGTGACCGTCGAGCTGCTGGTCGACGATCGGCGCGTCGATCTGGTGGCCGAGGGCATCGATCTCGCGGTGCGCGCCGCGCAGCAGCTCGAGGACAGCTCGCTCGTGGCGCGCCGGCTCTCGTCGGTGGGGCTCGGCCTCTGGGCGAGCACGAAGTACCTCGACCAGCGCGGGCGACCGGCGCGCGTCGAGGACCTCGCGCAGCACGAGTTCGCGCTGCCGCGGATGATGCAGGCGCGCGGGCGGCTGACGCTCACCGGGCCCGAGGGCGAGCGCACGATCGACGTACGCGCGCCGATCGGCGCGAACGACATGGCGTTCCTCGAGCGCGTCGCGGTGGAGGACGGCGGGATCGCGGTGCTGCCGACGATCGTGAAGCTCGATCGCACGACGCTCGAGCACGTGCTGCCCGAGTACTCGGCGGGCGCGTCGAACCTCTACTGCGTGTACCCGAGCGGGCGCGTGGTGCCCGCGAAGGTGCGCGCGTTCCGCGACTTCCTCGTCGAGCGCGCGCCGCAGTTCGAGGAGCGATGCCAAGAAGGCGGCTGTCCGCGCAGCGCGTGA
- a CDS encoding aminotransferase class I/II-fold pyridoxal phosphate-dependent enzyme, producing MSAIPTRVLRSAFRPTADLSRAGRGTGPIVDRRIARAVDSISMKRLLEQAAPRSLREEFLSTYAEWIRACRATPVTGLDAFSARYFVNGVTQAYDIFFYEHKDRRFRTLQGEYPYVRLSVPDWAHVEADELRPNDALVMSTPFYADGSVPPGYRALLDRCSELGVPVMIDAAYFGTCHGTRFDYGHPAIEMVSFSLSKAFAVQSFRIGILFSKRTLPYLEEIQTQASYYNRVGAYVGLTLMRQFSADFMPSAYRDAQRRVCAQLDVIPSRCVMLANLHDDDRRFDTILEDPRFEKPVLPPGVRRRVCISAYLGAAGSYLRRLARRVFGKPG from the coding sequence GTGAGCGCGATTCCGACTCGAGTGCTGCGCTCGGCGTTCCGACCCACCGCGGACCTGTCGCGCGCGGGCCGCGGCACCGGACCGATCGTGGATCGGCGCATCGCGCGCGCCGTGGACTCGATCTCGATGAAGCGGCTGCTCGAGCAGGCCGCGCCGAGGAGCCTGAGGGAGGAGTTCCTCTCCACGTACGCCGAGTGGATCCGCGCGTGCCGAGCCACGCCTGTCACCGGCCTCGATGCGTTTTCCGCGCGGTACTTCGTGAACGGGGTCACGCAGGCCTACGACATCTTCTTCTACGAGCACAAAGACCGTCGGTTCCGGACGCTGCAGGGTGAGTATCCCTACGTGCGCCTCTCGGTGCCGGACTGGGCGCACGTGGAGGCGGACGAGCTCCGCCCGAACGACGCGCTCGTCATGTCGACTCCGTTCTACGCCGACGGGTCGGTGCCGCCGGGATATCGCGCGTTGCTCGACCGATGCAGCGAGCTCGGCGTTCCGGTGATGATCGACGCCGCGTACTTCGGCACGTGTCACGGCACGCGATTCGACTACGGCCATCCGGCGATCGAGATGGTGAGCTTCAGCCTGAGCAAGGCATTCGCCGTGCAGTCGTTCCGGATTGGCATCCTCTTCTCGAAGCGGACGCTGCCGTACCTCGAAGAGATCCAGACGCAGGCGAGCTACTACAACCGCGTCGGCGCGTACGTCGGGCTCACGCTGATGCGCCAGTTCTCCGCCGACTTCATGCCGTCGGCGTATCGCGATGCGCAACGGCGCGTCTGCGCGCAGCTCGACGTGATCCCGAGCCGCTGCGTGATGCTCGCGAACCTCCACGACGACGATCGGCGCTTCGACACGATCCTCGAGGACCCGCGGTTCGAGAAGCCCGTGCTGCCGCCGGGCGTGCGGCGGCGGGTCTGCATCAGCGCGTACCTCGGCGCGGCCGGCTCTTATCTGCGCCGTCTGGCGCGGCGCGTCTTCGGCAAGCCGGGATGA
- a CDS encoding alpha/beta hydrolase, protein MIASERIEDLRRAAGSAVVESFFRGLSRVASLHPNARPERHGVIVERDIPYVDRPGPEHRLDVYRPQHDAPGPRPVVMYVHGGGFRILSKDTHWLMGLAFARRGYVVFNVDYRLAPRHPFPAALEDASDALCWVARNAHRWGGDPTRIVLAGESAGANLVAALTLACCYERDEPYAKRVFELGIVPRATLPACGIFQVSDVQRFARRKKGFPRFVMDRLEEVSHAYLGRDHSAYGTSLDLADPVCFLERAQAPSRPLPPFFLPVGTKDPLLDDTRRLARAVEALGGEAMTKIYPGEVHAFHAFVFRASARRCWQEMLGFLDEKAPA, encoded by the coding sequence GTGATCGCATCGGAGCGCATCGAAGATCTGCGGCGCGCCGCGGGCTCCGCGGTGGTGGAGTCGTTCTTCCGCGGGCTCTCGCGCGTGGCGTCGCTGCATCCGAACGCGCGCCCCGAGCGACACGGCGTGATCGTCGAGCGCGACATCCCGTACGTCGATCGCCCAGGGCCCGAGCATCGCCTCGACGTCTATCGTCCGCAGCACGACGCGCCCGGGCCGCGACCGGTCGTGATGTACGTGCACGGCGGCGGCTTCCGCATCCTCTCGAAGGACACCCACTGGCTCATGGGCCTCGCGTTCGCGCGCCGCGGCTACGTCGTGTTCAACGTCGACTATCGGCTCGCGCCGCGCCACCCGTTCCCCGCGGCGCTCGAGGACGCGAGCGACGCGCTGTGCTGGGTCGCGCGGAACGCGCATCGCTGGGGCGGCGATCCGACGCGCATCGTGCTCGCGGGCGAGTCGGCGGGCGCGAACCTCGTCGCCGCGCTCACGCTCGCGTGCTGCTACGAGCGCGACGAGCCGTACGCGAAGCGCGTGTTCGAGCTCGGCATCGTCCCGCGCGCGACGCTGCCGGCGTGCGGCATCTTCCAGGTGAGCGACGTCCAGCGCTTCGCGCGCCGCAAGAAGGGCTTCCCGCGCTTCGTGATGGACCGGCTCGAGGAGGTCTCGCACGCGTACCTCGGGCGCGATCACAGCGCGTACGGCACGTCGCTCGATCTCGCCGATCCGGTGTGCTTCCTCGAGCGCGCGCAGGCGCCGTCGCGCCCGCTGCCGCCGTTCTTCCTGCCGGTGGGCACGAAGGATCCGCTGCTCGACGACACGCGCCGCCTGGCGCGCGCGGTCGAAGCGCTCGGCGGCGAGGCGATGACGAAGATCTATCCCGGCGAAGTGCACGCGTTCCACGCGTTCGTGTTCCGCGCGTCGGCGCGCCGCTGCTGGCAGGAGATGCTCGGGTTCCTCGACGAGAAGGCGCCCGCGTAG
- a CDS encoding RidA family protein has product MPVELIHPSDLFRSEHYAQVAVATGTRTVYLAGQVAYDEHQRLVGTGDLAAQTEQATLNVGRALAAAGATFADVAKLTIYVTRWTPERMPEFVAGFARAAQRLGIASRPPTSLIGVQVLYDPEILIEIEGIAVLP; this is encoded by the coding sequence ATGCCCGTCGAGCTGATCCATCCGTCGGACCTCTTCCGTTCCGAGCACTACGCGCAGGTCGCGGTCGCGACCGGCACCCGCACCGTCTACCTCGCGGGCCAGGTCGCCTACGACGAGCACCAGCGCCTCGTGGGCACCGGCGATCTCGCGGCGCAGACCGAACAGGCGACGCTCAACGTGGGCCGCGCCCTCGCCGCCGCGGGCGCGACCTTCGCCGACGTCGCGAAGCTCACGATCTACGTCACGCGCTGGACGCCCGAGCGGATGCCGGAGTTCGTCGCCGGCTTCGCCCGGGCCGCGCAGCGCCTCGGGATCGCGTCGCGTCCGCCCACCTCGCTCATCGGCGTGCAGGTGCTCTACGACCCCGAGATCCTCATCGAGATCGAAGGGATCGCGGTCCTGCCCTGA